One Myotis daubentonii chromosome 3, mMyoDau2.1, whole genome shotgun sequence genomic window carries:
- the KLHL24 gene encoding kelch-like protein 24 isoform X2 — protein sequence MVLILGRRLNREDLGVRDSPATKRKVFEMDPKSLTGHEFFDFSSGSSHAENILQIFNEFRDNRLFTDVIICVEGKEFPCHRAVLSACSSYFRAMFCNDHRESREMLVEINGILAEAMECFLQYVYTGKVKITTENVQYIFETSSLFQISVLRDACAKFLEEQLDPCNCLGIQRFADTHSLKTLFTKCKTFALQTFEDVSQHEEFLELDKDELIDYICSDELVISKEEMVFEAVMRWVYRAVDLRRPLLHELLTHVRLPLLHPNYFVQTVEVDQLIQNSPECYQLLHEARRYHILGNEMMSPRTRPRRSTGYSEVIVVVGGCERVGGFNLPYTECYDPVTGEWKSLAKLPEFTKSEYAVCALRNDILVSGGRINGRDVWIYNSQLNIWIRVASLNKGRWRHKMAVLLGKVYVVGGYDGQNRLSSVECYDSFSNRWTEVAPLKEAVSSPAVTSCVGKLFVIGGGPDDNTCSDKVQSYDPETNSWLLRAAIPIAKRCITAVSLNNLIYVAGGLTKAIYCYDPVEDYWMHVQNTFSRQLATKSLTFNN from the exons ATGGTCCTAATATTAGGACGAAGACTAAACAGAGAGGATCTCGGGGTGCGTGATTCCCCAGCAACTAAGCGTAAAGTCTTTGAAATGGACCCTAAATCTCTGACAGGCCATGAATTTTTTGACTTCTCTTCAGGATCATCCCATGCTGAAAACATACTCCAGATATTTAATGAATTCCGAGATAACCGATTATTCACAGATGTTATCATTTGTGTGGAAGGGAAAGAATTTCCTTGCCATAGAGCTGTTCTATCAGCCTGTAGTAGCTACTTCAGAGCTATGTTTTGTAATGACCACAGGGAAAGCCGAGAAATGTTGGTTGAAATCAATGGTATCTTAGCTGAAGCTATGGAATGCTTTCTGCAGTATGTGTATACTGGAAAGGTGAAGATCACTACAGAGAATGTACAATATATCTTTGAAACATCAAGCCTCTTTCAGATCAGTGTTCTCCGTGATGCATGTGCCAAGTTCTTGGAGGAGCAACTTGATCCTTGTAATTGCTTAGGAATTCAGCGCTTCGCTGACACCCATTCACTCAAAACACTCTTCACAAAGTGCAAGACTTTTGCATTACAGACTTTTGAGGATGTGTCCCAGCATGAGGAGTTTCTTGAGCTTGACAAAGATGAACTTATTGATTATATTTGTAGTGACGAACTTGTTATTAGTAAAGAGGAGATGGTTTTTGAAGCTGTCATGCGTTGGGTCTATCGTGCTGTTGATCTGAGAAGACCACTATTACATGAGCTCCTGACACATGTGAGACTCCCTCTGTTGCATCCCAACTACTTCGTTCAAACAGTTGAGGTGGACCAATTGATCCAGAATTCTCCTGAGTGTTATCAGTTGTTGCATGAAGCAAGGCGGTACCACATACTTGGGAATGAAATGATGTCCCCAAGAACTAGGCCACGAAG GTCAACTGGCTATTCTGAGGTGATAGTTGTCGTTGGCGGCTGTGAACGAGTTGGAGGGTTTAATCTTCCATATACTGAGTGCTATGATCCTGTGACAGGAGAATGGAAGTCTTTGGCTAAGCTTCCAGAATTTACCAAATCAGAGTATGCAGTGTGTGCACTAAGGAATGACATTCTTGTTTcag GTGGAAGAATCAATGGCCGTGATGTCTGGATTTATAATTCACAGTTAAATATTTGGATCAGAGTTGCTTCTCTAAACAAAGGCAGATGGCGTCACAAAATGGCTGTCCTCCTTGGTAAA gtATATGTTGTTGGAGGCTATGATGGACAGAACAGGCTTAGCAGCGTAGAATGTTATGATTCCTTTTCAAATCGATGGACTGAAGTTGCTCCCCTTAAGGAAGCAGTGAGTTCTCCTGCTGTGACTAGCTGTGTAGGCAAACTGTTTGTGATTGGTGGCGGACCTGATGATAATACTTGTTCTGATAAG gttcAATCTTATGATCCAGAAACCAATTCTTGGCTACTTCGTGCAGCTATCCCAATTGCCAAGAGATGTATAACAGCTGTATCCTTAAACAACTTGATATATGTGGCTGGTGGACTGACCAAGGCAATATACTGTTACGATCCAGTTGAAGATTACTGGATGCACGTACAGAATACATTCAGCCGGCAG cTTGCTACCAAATCTCTTACCTTCAACAATTAA
- the KLHL24 gene encoding kelch-like protein 24 isoform X3 yields the protein MVLILGRRLNREDLGVRDSPATKRKVFEMDPKSLTGHEFFDFSSGSSHAENILQIFNEFRDNRLFTDVIICVEGKEFPCHRAVLSACSSYFRAMFCNDHRESREMLVEINGILAEAMECFLQYVYTGKVKITTENVQYIFETSSLFQISVLRDACAKFLEEQLDPCNCLGIQRFADTHSLKTLFTKCKTFALQTFEDVSQHEEFLELDKDELIDYICSDELVISKEEMVFEAVMRWVYRAVDLRRPLLHELLTHVRLPLLHPNYFVQTVEVDQLIQNSPECYQLLHEARRYHILGNEMMSPRTRPRRSTGYSEVIVVVGGCERVGGFNLPYTECYDPVTGEWKSLAKLPEFTKSEYAVCALRNDILVSGGRINGRDVWIYNSQLNIWIRVASLNKGRWRHKMAVLLGKVQSYDPETNSWLLRAAIPIAKRCITAVSLNNLIYVAGGLTKAIYCYDPVEDYWMHVQNTFSRQENCGMSVCNGKIYILGGRRENGEATDTILCYDPATSIITGVAAMPRPVSYHGCVTIHRYNEKCFKL from the exons ATGGTCCTAATATTAGGACGAAGACTAAACAGAGAGGATCTCGGGGTGCGTGATTCCCCAGCAACTAAGCGTAAAGTCTTTGAAATGGACCCTAAATCTCTGACAGGCCATGAATTTTTTGACTTCTCTTCAGGATCATCCCATGCTGAAAACATACTCCAGATATTTAATGAATTCCGAGATAACCGATTATTCACAGATGTTATCATTTGTGTGGAAGGGAAAGAATTTCCTTGCCATAGAGCTGTTCTATCAGCCTGTAGTAGCTACTTCAGAGCTATGTTTTGTAATGACCACAGGGAAAGCCGAGAAATGTTGGTTGAAATCAATGGTATCTTAGCTGAAGCTATGGAATGCTTTCTGCAGTATGTGTATACTGGAAAGGTGAAGATCACTACAGAGAATGTACAATATATCTTTGAAACATCAAGCCTCTTTCAGATCAGTGTTCTCCGTGATGCATGTGCCAAGTTCTTGGAGGAGCAACTTGATCCTTGTAATTGCTTAGGAATTCAGCGCTTCGCTGACACCCATTCACTCAAAACACTCTTCACAAAGTGCAAGACTTTTGCATTACAGACTTTTGAGGATGTGTCCCAGCATGAGGAGTTTCTTGAGCTTGACAAAGATGAACTTATTGATTATATTTGTAGTGACGAACTTGTTATTAGTAAAGAGGAGATGGTTTTTGAAGCTGTCATGCGTTGGGTCTATCGTGCTGTTGATCTGAGAAGACCACTATTACATGAGCTCCTGACACATGTGAGACTCCCTCTGTTGCATCCCAACTACTTCGTTCAAACAGTTGAGGTGGACCAATTGATCCAGAATTCTCCTGAGTGTTATCAGTTGTTGCATGAAGCAAGGCGGTACCACATACTTGGGAATGAAATGATGTCCCCAAGAACTAGGCCACGAAG GTCAACTGGCTATTCTGAGGTGATAGTTGTCGTTGGCGGCTGTGAACGAGTTGGAGGGTTTAATCTTCCATATACTGAGTGCTATGATCCTGTGACAGGAGAATGGAAGTCTTTGGCTAAGCTTCCAGAATTTACCAAATCAGAGTATGCAGTGTGTGCACTAAGGAATGACATTCTTGTTTcag GTGGAAGAATCAATGGCCGTGATGTCTGGATTTATAATTCACAGTTAAATATTTGGATCAGAGTTGCTTCTCTAAACAAAGGCAGATGGCGTCACAAAATGGCTGTCCTCCTTGGTAAA gttcAATCTTATGATCCAGAAACCAATTCTTGGCTACTTCGTGCAGCTATCCCAATTGCCAAGAGATGTATAACAGCTGTATCCTTAAACAACTTGATATATGTGGCTGGTGGACTGACCAAGGCAATATACTGTTACGATCCAGTTGAAGATTACTGGATGCACGTACAGAATACATTCAGCCGGCAG GAAAACTGTGGTATGTCTGTGTGTAATGGTAAAATATATATCCTGGGTGGAAGACGGGAAAATGGAGAAGCCACAGACACTATTCTCTGTTACGATCCTGCAACAAGCATCATCACAGGGGTAGCTGCAATG
- the KLHL24 gene encoding kelch-like protein 24 isoform X1 yields MVLILGRRLNREDLGVRDSPATKRKVFEMDPKSLTGHEFFDFSSGSSHAENILQIFNEFRDNRLFTDVIICVEGKEFPCHRAVLSACSSYFRAMFCNDHRESREMLVEINGILAEAMECFLQYVYTGKVKITTENVQYIFETSSLFQISVLRDACAKFLEEQLDPCNCLGIQRFADTHSLKTLFTKCKTFALQTFEDVSQHEEFLELDKDELIDYICSDELVISKEEMVFEAVMRWVYRAVDLRRPLLHELLTHVRLPLLHPNYFVQTVEVDQLIQNSPECYQLLHEARRYHILGNEMMSPRTRPRRSTGYSEVIVVVGGCERVGGFNLPYTECYDPVTGEWKSLAKLPEFTKSEYAVCALRNDILVSGGRINGRDVWIYNSQLNIWIRVASLNKGRWRHKMAVLLGKVYVVGGYDGQNRLSSVECYDSFSNRWTEVAPLKEAVSSPAVTSCVGKLFVIGGGPDDNTCSDKVQSYDPETNSWLLRAAIPIAKRCITAVSLNNLIYVAGGLTKAIYCYDPVEDYWMHVQNTFSRQENCGMSVCNGKIYILGGRRENGEATDTILCYDPATSIITGVAAMPRPVSYHGCVTIHRYNEKCFKL; encoded by the exons ATGGTCCTAATATTAGGACGAAGACTAAACAGAGAGGATCTCGGGGTGCGTGATTCCCCAGCAACTAAGCGTAAAGTCTTTGAAATGGACCCTAAATCTCTGACAGGCCATGAATTTTTTGACTTCTCTTCAGGATCATCCCATGCTGAAAACATACTCCAGATATTTAATGAATTCCGAGATAACCGATTATTCACAGATGTTATCATTTGTGTGGAAGGGAAAGAATTTCCTTGCCATAGAGCTGTTCTATCAGCCTGTAGTAGCTACTTCAGAGCTATGTTTTGTAATGACCACAGGGAAAGCCGAGAAATGTTGGTTGAAATCAATGGTATCTTAGCTGAAGCTATGGAATGCTTTCTGCAGTATGTGTATACTGGAAAGGTGAAGATCACTACAGAGAATGTACAATATATCTTTGAAACATCAAGCCTCTTTCAGATCAGTGTTCTCCGTGATGCATGTGCCAAGTTCTTGGAGGAGCAACTTGATCCTTGTAATTGCTTAGGAATTCAGCGCTTCGCTGACACCCATTCACTCAAAACACTCTTCACAAAGTGCAAGACTTTTGCATTACAGACTTTTGAGGATGTGTCCCAGCATGAGGAGTTTCTTGAGCTTGACAAAGATGAACTTATTGATTATATTTGTAGTGACGAACTTGTTATTAGTAAAGAGGAGATGGTTTTTGAAGCTGTCATGCGTTGGGTCTATCGTGCTGTTGATCTGAGAAGACCACTATTACATGAGCTCCTGACACATGTGAGACTCCCTCTGTTGCATCCCAACTACTTCGTTCAAACAGTTGAGGTGGACCAATTGATCCAGAATTCTCCTGAGTGTTATCAGTTGTTGCATGAAGCAAGGCGGTACCACATACTTGGGAATGAAATGATGTCCCCAAGAACTAGGCCACGAAG GTCAACTGGCTATTCTGAGGTGATAGTTGTCGTTGGCGGCTGTGAACGAGTTGGAGGGTTTAATCTTCCATATACTGAGTGCTATGATCCTGTGACAGGAGAATGGAAGTCTTTGGCTAAGCTTCCAGAATTTACCAAATCAGAGTATGCAGTGTGTGCACTAAGGAATGACATTCTTGTTTcag GTGGAAGAATCAATGGCCGTGATGTCTGGATTTATAATTCACAGTTAAATATTTGGATCAGAGTTGCTTCTCTAAACAAAGGCAGATGGCGTCACAAAATGGCTGTCCTCCTTGGTAAA gtATATGTTGTTGGAGGCTATGATGGACAGAACAGGCTTAGCAGCGTAGAATGTTATGATTCCTTTTCAAATCGATGGACTGAAGTTGCTCCCCTTAAGGAAGCAGTGAGTTCTCCTGCTGTGACTAGCTGTGTAGGCAAACTGTTTGTGATTGGTGGCGGACCTGATGATAATACTTGTTCTGATAAG gttcAATCTTATGATCCAGAAACCAATTCTTGGCTACTTCGTGCAGCTATCCCAATTGCCAAGAGATGTATAACAGCTGTATCCTTAAACAACTTGATATATGTGGCTGGTGGACTGACCAAGGCAATATACTGTTACGATCCAGTTGAAGATTACTGGATGCACGTACAGAATACATTCAGCCGGCAG GAAAACTGTGGTATGTCTGTGTGTAATGGTAAAATATATATCCTGGGTGGAAGACGGGAAAATGGAGAAGCCACAGACACTATTCTCTGTTACGATCCTGCAACAAGCATCATCACAGGGGTAGCTGCAATG